Proteins from a single region of Pseudomonas ekonensis:
- the zwf gene encoding glucose-6-phosphate dehydrogenase, with translation MPSITVEPCTFALFGALGDLALRKLFPALYHLDGAGLLHEDTRIIALAREAGTVEQHLAFIAAELRRYVGKELDEAVAERFLARLSYLHVDFLKAEDYEALAEAAGTAQRMIAYFATPAAVYGAICENLAKVGLAQNTRVVLEKPIGSDLESSRKVNDAVAQFFPENRTYRIDHYLGKETVQNLIALRFANSLFETQWNQNYISHVEITVAEKVGIEGRWGYFDKAGQLRDMIQNHLLQLLCLIAMDPPADLSADSIRDEKVKVLKALAPISPEGLTTQVVRGQYIAGHSEGKSVPGYLEEPNSNTQSDTETFVALRADIRNWRWAGVPFYLRTGKRMPQKLSQIVIHFKEPSHYIFAPEQRLQISNKLIIRLQPDEGISLRVMTKDQGLDKGMQLRSGPLQLNFSDTWRSARIPDAYERLLLEVMNGNQNLFVRKDEIEAAWKWCDQLIAGWKKSGDAPKPYAAGSWGPMSSIALITRDGRSWYGDI, from the coding sequence ATGCCTTCGATTACGGTAGAACCGTGCACCTTTGCCTTGTTCGGCGCCCTCGGCGACCTGGCCCTGCGCAAGCTGTTTCCTGCCCTTTACCACCTGGACGGCGCCGGCCTGCTGCACGAGGACACGCGCATCATTGCGCTGGCCCGTGAAGCCGGCACCGTGGAGCAGCACCTGGCGTTCATCGCCGCCGAGCTGCGCCGCTACGTGGGCAAGGAGCTGGACGAGGCGGTGGCCGAGCGCTTCCTGGCGCGCCTGAGCTACCTGCACGTCGACTTCCTCAAGGCCGAAGACTACGAGGCGCTGGCCGAGGCGGCCGGCACCGCGCAACGCATGATCGCCTACTTCGCCACCCCGGCGGCGGTGTACGGCGCGATCTGCGAGAACCTGGCCAAGGTCGGCCTGGCCCAGAACACCCGCGTGGTGCTGGAGAAGCCGATCGGCTCGGACCTTGAGTCCTCGCGCAAGGTCAACGACGCCGTGGCCCAGTTCTTCCCGGAGAACCGCACCTACCGAATCGACCACTACCTGGGCAAAGAGACCGTCCAGAACCTGATCGCCCTGCGTTTCGCCAACAGCCTGTTCGAGACCCAGTGGAACCAGAACTACATCTCCCACGTGGAAATCACCGTGGCCGAGAAGGTCGGCATCGAGGGCCGCTGGGGCTACTTCGACAAGGCCGGCCAGCTGCGGGACATGATCCAGAACCACCTGCTGCAATTGCTCTGCCTGATCGCCATGGACCCGCCGGCCGACCTGTCCGCCGACAGCATCCGCGACGAGAAGGTCAAGGTGCTCAAGGCCCTGGCGCCGATCAGCCCGGAAGGCCTGACCACCCAGGTGGTGCGCGGCCAGTACATCGCCGGCCACAGCGAAGGCAAGTCCGTGCCGGGCTACCTCGAAGAACCCAATTCCAACACCCAGAGCGACACCGAGACCTTCGTCGCCCTGCGTGCCGACATCCGCAACTGGCGCTGGGCCGGCGTGCCGTTCTACCTGCGCACCGGCAAGCGCATGCCGCAGAAGCTGTCGCAGATCGTCATCCACTTCAAGGAACCGTCGCACTACATCTTCGCGCCGGAGCAGCGCCTGCAGATCAGCAACAAACTGATCATCCGCCTGCAGCCGGACGAAGGCATTTCCCTGCGTGTGATGACCAAGGACCAAGGCCTGGACAAGGGCATGCAACTGCGCAGCGGGCCGCTGCAGCTGAATTTCTCCGACACCTGGCGCAGCGCGCGGATCCCCGACGCCTACGAGCGGTTGTTGCTGGAAGTGATGAACGGCAACCAAAACCTGTTTGTCCGTAAAGATGAAATCGAAGCCGCGTGGAAGTGGTGCGACCAGCTGATCGCCGGGTGGAAGAAGTCCGGCGAT
- a CDS encoding MurR/RpiR family transcriptional regulator yields MRNLLEQIQSRLEELNKAERKVAEVILLNPQQATRFSIAALAQAASVSEPTVNRFCRSFGVSGYPELKLQLAQSLASGAAYVSRAVEADDNPEAYTQKIFGSAIASLDSACQALDPNLISRAVDMLIQARQIHFFGLGASAPVALDAQHKFFRFNLAVSAHADVLMQRMIASVAHTGELFVIISYTGRTRELVEVARIARENGASVLGLTAENSPLAKASTLSLNIPLPEDTDIYMPMTSRIIQLTVLDVLATGMTLRRGVDFQPHLRKIKESLNASRYPVGDEFD; encoded by the coding sequence GTGCGAAATTTACTGGAACAGATCCAGAGTCGCCTTGAAGAGCTGAACAAGGCCGAACGCAAAGTCGCCGAAGTGATCCTGCTCAACCCACAGCAGGCTACCCGCTTCAGCATCGCCGCCCTCGCCCAGGCGGCCTCGGTCAGTGAACCGACCGTCAACCGCTTCTGCCGCTCGTTCGGCGTCAGCGGCTACCCCGAACTCAAGCTGCAACTGGCCCAGAGCCTGGCCAGCGGCGCCGCTTACGTCAGCCGTGCCGTGGAGGCCGACGACAACCCCGAGGCCTACACGCAAAAGATCTTCGGCAGCGCCATCGCCTCGCTGGACAGCGCCTGCCAGGCCCTGGACCCGAACCTCATCAGCCGCGCCGTCGACATGCTGATCCAGGCCCGGCAGATCCACTTCTTCGGCCTCGGCGCCTCGGCCCCCGTGGCGCTGGATGCGCAGCACAAGTTCTTCCGCTTCAACCTGGCGGTCTCCGCCCACGCCGACGTGCTGATGCAGCGCATGATCGCGTCGGTGGCGCACACCGGCGAGCTGTTCGTGATCATTTCCTACACCGGACGCACCCGCGAACTGGTGGAAGTGGCGCGCATCGCCCGGGAGAACGGCGCCTCGGTGCTCGGCCTGACCGCCGAGAACTCGCCGCTGGCCAAGGCCAGCACCCTGAGCCTGAACATTCCGCTGCCGGAAGACACCGACATCTACATGCCGATGACCTCGCGGATCATTCAGCTGACCGTGCTGGACGTGCTGGCGACCGGCATGACGCTGCGCCGCGGGGTGGATTTCCAGCCGCACCTGCGCAAGATCAAGGAAAGCCTGAACGCGAGCCGCTATCCGGTGGGCGACGAGTTCGACTGA
- a CDS encoding D-hexose-6-phosphate mutarotase, which produces MHEHPLQRFFRSLRERPVFAWERYQMRDVLVIDHPLCQAVFSRQGAQLLHFQPRGQKPWLWCAAKWPHVGAIRGGVPVCWPWYGRHPSENAWPSHGWARLLDWKLLDSASAEDGVRLHWRLQLCDWQVDLHAHLGERMDLRLSTEHQDDMPCQLSQALHAYWRIGDVSEIALSGLEGAQGYDQLSREACQQEGELRVDGGCQRVFQHDGELQLKDHAWQRELRIDTGESADTVVWHPGSRPLLGVSWDEVAEFVCVEAAAGGTDSLHLAPGEKAHLSLQAWAAA; this is translated from the coding sequence ATGCATGAGCATCCGCTGCAACGCTTCTTCAGATCCCTGCGCGAACGGCCGGTGTTCGCCTGGGAGCGCTATCAGATGCGCGACGTGCTGGTGATCGACCATCCGCTGTGCCAGGCGGTGTTCAGTCGTCAGGGCGCGCAGCTGCTGCACTTTCAGCCGCGCGGACAGAAACCGTGGCTGTGGTGCGCGGCGAAGTGGCCGCACGTCGGTGCGATCCGCGGCGGGGTGCCGGTGTGCTGGCCGTGGTACGGCCGTCATCCGAGCGAGAACGCCTGGCCGTCCCATGGCTGGGCGCGGTTGCTGGACTGGAAGCTGCTCGACAGCGCCAGCGCCGAAGACGGCGTGCGCCTGCACTGGCGACTGCAGTTGTGCGACTGGCAGGTGGACCTGCATGCGCACCTGGGCGAGCGCATGGACTTGCGCCTGAGCACCGAGCACCAGGACGACATGCCGTGCCAGTTGAGCCAGGCGTTGCACGCTTACTGGCGCATTGGCGACGTGAGTGAGATAGCGCTGTCTGGGTTGGAGGGGGCGCAGGGCTACGACCAGCTGAGCCGCGAGGCTTGCCAGCAGGAAGGCGAACTGCGGGTCGATGGCGGCTGCCAGCGGGTGTTCCAGCACGACGGCGAACTGCAGCTCAAGGATCACGCCTGGCAGCGCGAGCTGCGCATCGACACCGGCGAGAGCGCCGACACCGTGGTGTGGCATCCGGGCTCGCGGCCGCTCTTGGGGGTGAGCTGGGATGAGGTGGCGGAGTTCGTCTGCGTGGAAGCGGCGGCGGGAGGCACCGACAGCCTGCATCTGGCGCCGGGGGAGAAGGCGCACTTGAGTCTGCAGGCCTGGGCGGCGGCCTAG
- a CDS encoding carbohydrate porin: MKMKHVNARLICRMSAAAALVLAGNAMAADAFSSDSKWMTGDWGGERTKLIEQGIDIKMDYVGEMGANLHGGYNDDKTGRYSDQFGLGVALDLQKLWGWDNTQAKIQLTNRNGENISNDRIGDPRAGTLSSSQEVYGRGHMVRLTQLWIQHQFFDNKLDIKAGYFGEGEDFNTFPCEFQNLAFCGSQVGNWATNIWYNWPVSQAAIRVKYNINDELYAQIGAYNQNPSQLEHGNGFKLSGSGTAGTVLPVELVWSPKVNGLPGEYRVGYYKSTADANDVREDDNGLDAATTGDAYRVHSSKHGYWFVAQQQLTSHNGDASRGLNIAANATFHDKDTNFIDNYQSLMFVYKGPFDARPKDDVGIGFARIHVNDDVKKNAELLNVANGVSDYDNPVFSPLRETEYNYEINYGFHVTNWLTVRPNLQYITHPGGVDEVDNALVAGLKIQSVF, encoded by the coding sequence ATGAAAATGAAACACGTCAATGCCCGTTTGATCTGCCGGATGTCGGCCGCCGCCGCACTGGTGCTGGCCGGCAACGCGATGGCCGCCGATGCGTTCAGCTCCGATTCCAAGTGGATGACCGGCGACTGGGGCGGCGAGCGCACCAAGCTGATCGAGCAAGGCATCGACATCAAGATGGACTACGTCGGTGAAATGGGCGCCAACCTGCACGGCGGCTACAACGACGACAAGACCGGCCGCTACAGCGACCAGTTCGGTCTGGGCGTGGCCCTGGACCTGCAGAAGCTGTGGGGCTGGGACAACACCCAGGCCAAGATCCAGCTGACCAACCGCAACGGCGAAAACATCTCCAACGACCGCATCGGCGACCCGCGCGCCGGCACCCTGAGCTCCTCGCAGGAAGTCTACGGCCGCGGCCACATGGTGCGTCTGACCCAGCTGTGGATCCAGCACCAGTTCTTCGACAACAAGCTCGACATCAAGGCCGGTTACTTCGGCGAAGGCGAAGACTTCAACACCTTCCCGTGCGAATTCCAGAACCTGGCGTTCTGCGGCTCTCAGGTGGGCAACTGGGCGACCAACATCTGGTACAACTGGCCGGTCAGCCAGGCGGCGATCCGCGTGAAGTACAACATCAACGACGAGCTGTATGCGCAGATCGGCGCCTACAACCAGAACCCGTCGCAGCTGGAGCACGGCAACGGCTTCAAGCTCAGCGGCAGCGGCACCGCCGGCACCGTGCTGCCGGTCGAGCTGGTCTGGTCGCCGAAGGTCAACGGCCTGCCGGGCGAATACCGCGTGGGTTACTACAAGTCCACCGCCGACGCCAACGACGTGCGTGAGGACGACAACGGCCTGGACGCCGCGACCACCGGCGACGCCTACCGCGTGCACAGCAGCAAGCACGGCTACTGGTTCGTGGCCCAGCAGCAGCTCACCAGCCACAACGGCGACGCGTCCCGTGGCCTGAACATCGCGGCCAACGCCACCTTCCACGACAAGGACACCAACTTCATCGACAACTACCAGTCGCTGATGTTTGTCTACAAGGGGCCGTTCGACGCGCGTCCCAAGGATGACGTGGGCATCGGCTTCGCGCGCATCCACGTCAACGACGACGTGAAGAAGAACGCCGAGCTGCTCAACGTCGCCAACGGCGTCTCGGACTACGACAACCCGGTGTTCTCGCCGCTGCGCGAAACCGAATACAACTACGAGATCAACTACGGCTTCCACGTCACCAACTGGCTGACCGTGCGTCCCAACCTGCAGTACATCACCCATCCGGGCGGTGTGGATGAAGTCGACAACGCTTTGGTCGCCGGCCTGAAAATTCAGTCGGTGTTCTGA